Sequence from the Clostridium saccharobutylicum DSM 13864 genome:
ATCTAAAAAATGAGCCGTTACAAAACTAAACTCTGTTAGTTTTGCAACAGCCCCTACTTATTTATAACTTGGTACTCCCAGCGGGAATCGAACCCACATCTATCCCTTAGGAGGGGATTGTTCTATCCATTAAACTATGAAAGCATAATTAAAATATTTGTTTTATTCTTACTAATAAATTTTATTATAATTATTTGATATTGTCAAATTTTCCTTGTCCTATATAATTCAAATTGCAAAAAAAGAAAATGCTTTTGCATAGTATTTCCTTGGAAAACAAAGCAAAAGCATTTTTCTTGTTTTTTCTAAGTTAATGCCTAGCTGTAAGCTAAGCATAGATATCTTTAAATTGTTTCAACCTTGAATTTTCTATTTATTCTAACTCTAAATATATCAACTATCTTAGTTATTAATGGACCTGATAACACAATTACAACTAATGATATTATCCAATCTCTTAAATGTATTGTACTTAAGCTAAATATAATTCTTCCTATTGGTGTTAGGAATGCAATTACTATTATCCCAAACATAGATAAACACATTATTGTTTTAAATTTTGTTAATGGTCTTGCTACTCTAAATAAAACAACCATGCTTATACCAGCAAACATCAATAATGCTAATGTTCTACTATATTCCATTGGTTCTCCCATGTGAAGTGCTGCTACAAAAGTTATTATTGTAAACAAAGCTAACAATAATCCGTTTGGAATACTAACTGCAACTACTCTTGGCAAAAATCCTTTTTTAACTCCGCCTGTGCTAGGTAACAATGCTAAAAAGAATGAAGGTATTCCTATTGCACAACTTCCTACTAAAGATAGTTGTATTGGCAATATAGGAAATTGTAAAAACAATATTGAACATATAAATGCTAAAGCTATTGAATATACAGTTTTTGATAAAAACAATTCTGAAACTCTTTCCAAGTTATTAATTTGTTTTCTTCCCTCTTCAACAACTTTAGGTAGTGCAGTAAAATCTGATTTCATCAATACTAATTGAGCTACTGCTTTAGTAGCATCTGAACCATTAGCCATCGCTATTCCACAATCTGAAGCCTTTAATGCAAGTACATCATTTACTCCATCACCGGTCATCGCAACTGTATGACCTTTTTCTTGGAGTGCCATAACTATTCTTTTCTTTTGATGCGGAGTTACTCTTCCAAATACGGTTGTGGTAGACACTAATTTTTTAAATTCTTCTTCATCTTCTGGCAAATTTCTGGCATCAATATAATTTTCTGAATTTTTAACTCCAGCTCTTCTAGCAACCTCTGCTACTGTAATTGGACTATCTCCTGATATTATTTTTACATTAACACCTTGTTTATCAAAATACTTTAATACGTCTGGCGCTGCTTCTCTTATAATATCTTCTATTAATATTAAAGCAACACTTTCTATGTTTCCAGTTAAAGTACTACTTAATTTATTATTTTTAACATTAGCTAATAATAAAACTCTTTTTCCTTTTTTCGCTTCTTCCTCAACTAAATTAGCTATAAAATGATATTCTTTATTTAATATAATCTCTGGTGCTCCAAGAATCCATGTTCCAAGCTCTTGAAATGAAGCTCCACACCATTTTCTTTTAGATGAGAATACAATTTTATCTAAACATTTATCATTGTCTTTATAATCCTTATATTTAGCTAATATAGCTTTCTGAGTTTGGTTATTACTAGGTAAGTTATGAACTAATGATGATAATACTTGATCTATTTCATTAGAATCTCTATTTCCTATATTTTTAACTTCTGATAATCTTAATTCACCTTGTGTTAAAGTTCCAGTCTTATCCAAGCAAAGAACATCTACTCTCGCTAAAACCTCAGTTGCTGATAGTTCTTGAACTAATGTATCATATTTTGATAATTTTATAATGGAAACTATAAATGTAGCACTTGTTAAAAGTACTAAACCTTCTGGAATCATACCAATAATTCCTGATACAGTTCCTATAGCAGCATCCTGCCAGCTTGAACCTGGAATTCTTAGTTGTGTTAATGTTAATAAAGCAGTAAGTGGTAACACAATCCAAATTATAACTTTAAAAATTTTATTTATTGCTGCTTGTAACTCTGAATTTATTATCTTAAATTGCTTAGCTTCTTCTGCTAATGTAGAAGAATATGTTTCTTTTCCAACCTTTGTTACAACACCATATCCTTCACCTGCTACAACAAAACTTCCTGATAATAATTGTTCTTTAGGATACTTAACAATAGCATCAGATTCACCTGTTAACATAGATTCATCTACTTCTAATCCATTTCCTTGTAAAAACTTTGCATCAGCTAGAACTTGCAATCCAGTCTCCAAATAAAGTACATCATCTAGAACAATTTCTTCTACCTGTATTTGCTGAATGACACCATTTCTAACAACTTTTGCATGCGCCATACTTATAACAGATAGCTTTTCTAATATATCTTTGGCCCTTATTTCCTGGGCAACTCCAATTAAAGTATTAACTATTATAACTCCAACAAAGATAGCATTTTTAGGCGAACCTGCTAAAATTATTATTATTGCAAGTGCAAAGTTTATTGCATTAAAGCTGGTAAATAGATTTGCCCTTATTATCTGCCATAGTGTTCTTGATGGTGCCTTAGGAATGTAGTTTACCTTTCCCTCTTTAACTCGTTGATTCACTTCATCAGTAGTTAATCCTCTAATAAGCTCATTATTATTTTCTTTATTTACTACATTATTTAAATTCATCAATTATCCACCTGTCTTTTCAATCAATGTAATATTTTTTCCTTTCTTATATTGTATATTTAACTTATTGTAATACAACTATTTTCTAACTTAATAACTATATTATACTGTTTCTAACACATTTTTTCCTTATATATTTTCTTAATTTAAAGTTAATTTTAGAACAAAAAATTATATATTTCTTTAAATTTTAACTAAGGTAAAGTAAGGATTGATACATATTCGAGAACAATCTGTTCATTGTTTTAAGCTAAAAAAGCACCAAAAATCCTACATCCATTAAATGCTAATAGACAAAAAACTAGGATAATTAAGTGCATATACAGAATATCAATAATTTAATGAATTTACAAGATATAATTATTGTAAATGTTTAAACCAAAAAGGGAATTAAACATAAATTGCAGAATTAGGCACATGAAAGGAAATAATGTACATGAAAATAAATCCAATAAATTATAAAATTATTTCACTTAAACCATAATTGCTTTATTAAAATAAGGTACATATATTTATAAAAAAATTTCATTTATTAATAAAATTAAATATTATTATACTATTTATCTTTATTAATCTAATAAATAACAGCATCATTACCAGTAATACTATTATTCTCCAAAGATAAATTTTATGTTAAATTTATTAACATTAGTATAATTTTTGCTATATATAACTTTAT
This genomic interval carries:
- a CDS encoding cation-translocating P-type ATPase, with the translated sequence MNLNNVVNKENNNELIRGLTTDEVNQRVKEGKVNYIPKAPSRTLWQIIRANLFTSFNAINFALAIIIILAGSPKNAIFVGVIIVNTLIGVAQEIRAKDILEKLSVISMAHAKVVRNGVIQQIQVEEIVLDDVLYLETGLQVLADAKFLQGNGLEVDESMLTGESDAIVKYPKEQLLSGSFVVAGEGYGVVTKVGKETYSSTLAEEAKQFKIINSELQAAINKIFKVIIWIVLPLTALLTLTQLRIPGSSWQDAAIGTVSGIIGMIPEGLVLLTSATFIVSIIKLSKYDTLVQELSATEVLARVDVLCLDKTGTLTQGELRLSEVKNIGNRDSNEIDQVLSSLVHNLPSNNQTQKAILAKYKDYKDNDKCLDKIVFSSKRKWCGASFQELGTWILGAPEIILNKEYHFIANLVEEEAKKGKRVLLLANVKNNKLSSTLTGNIESVALILIEDIIREAAPDVLKYFDKQGVNVKIISGDSPITVAEVARRAGVKNSENYIDARNLPEDEEEFKKLVSTTTVFGRVTPHQKKRIVMALQEKGHTVAMTGDGVNDVLALKASDCGIAMANGSDATKAVAQLVLMKSDFTALPKVVEEGRKQINNLERVSELFLSKTVYSIALAFICSILFLQFPILPIQLSLVGSCAIGIPSFFLALLPSTGGVKKGFLPRVVAVSIPNGLLLALFTIITFVAALHMGEPMEYSRTLALLMFAGISMVVLFRVARPLTKFKTIMCLSMFGIIVIAFLTPIGRIIFSLSTIHLRDWIISLVVIVLSGPLITKIVDIFRVRINRKFKVETI